The Paenibacillus macerans genome includes a window with the following:
- the cmr6 gene encoding type III-B CRISPR module RAMP protein Cmr6, producing MNLHQMLNKYRGFQEDSDLGMIVDKNGETKGVFYDRVVKEYETYWTESIDWYRKLYQRHYQKMAGRHRPFFVSSESPCIIGQGQQTVLETGMALHKTYGVPYIPGTALKGLAAHYCHRYLGAEHPSFRMDGDSYKVLFGTQQEAGYIRFFDALPTPETVRTALLPDVMTPHHQSYNSLSSDASKRLRPEAEYAPVESGANAPRDDDSPIPVPFLSVVADFRIMLFCESDSEEADAWLEIAEQLVLRALKLEGIGGKTNAGYGRMTLKQARLKDEQRKQQ from the coding sequence GTGAATCTGCATCAGATGTTGAACAAATACCGGGGTTTTCAGGAGGATTCCGACCTCGGAATGATCGTGGACAAAAATGGGGAGACCAAAGGTGTTTTTTACGATCGGGTTGTGAAAGAGTACGAAACTTATTGGACCGAGTCAATCGATTGGTATAGGAAACTGTATCAGCGACACTATCAGAAAATGGCCGGGCGGCATAGACCTTTCTTTGTCTCTAGCGAGTCGCCTTGCATTATCGGCCAAGGCCAGCAAACGGTATTGGAAACAGGCATGGCGCTGCACAAGACTTATGGCGTGCCGTACATTCCGGGAACAGCGCTCAAAGGGCTGGCTGCTCACTACTGCCACCGGTATCTTGGGGCGGAGCACCCGTCTTTTCGGATGGACGGCGACAGCTACAAGGTACTGTTCGGTACGCAACAGGAAGCGGGATATATCCGCTTTTTCGATGCGCTTCCAACGCCCGAAACGGTCCGTACGGCTCTTTTGCCGGATGTGATGACGCCGCATCATCAAAGCTACAACAGTCTGTCGAGTGATGCCTCGAAACGGCTTCGGCCGGAAGCGGAGTATGCGCCGGTAGAAAGCGGAGCGAATGCTCCTCGTGACGATGATTCGCCGATTCCCGTTCCATTCCTCTCGGTGGTGGCTGATTTCCGAATTATGTTGTTCTGTGAGTCGGACAGTGAGGAAGCCGATGCGTGGTTGGAGATTGCGGAGCAGCTTGTGCTTCGGGCCTTGAAACTGGAAGGTATCGGAGGGAAGACGAAC
- the cmr5 gene encoding type III-B CRISPR module-associated protein Cmr5 codes for MNSYEHRYAEVAFRHISSMDPDSSDAAEYFRRSREFPSLLLQNGLRLTVAFYEAKSVSGEDSESIVRKAYADYLCHMAEALNRGELTSKSLPKDSGPYRYLSRRALHAATWFKRYSETLLRQPES; via the coding sequence ATGAACTCGTATGAACACCGATATGCCGAAGTGGCTTTTCGTCACATCAGCAGCATGGATCCGGATTCCTCGGATGCGGCCGAATACTTCCGGCGAAGCCGCGAATTCCCGTCACTGTTGCTTCAGAACGGCTTGCGGCTGACTGTGGCGTTTTACGAAGCAAAGTCCGTCTCTGGGGAAGATTCCGAATCGATCGTAAGAAAAGCTTATGCAGACTATTTGTGTCATATGGCGGAAGCGCTCAATCGGGGGGAACTAACAAGTAAGAGCCTTCCTAAGGACAGCGGGCCTTATCGATATTTATCCCGCCGTGCTCTGCATGCCGCAACCTGGTTCAAGCGTTACAGCGAAACGCTGCTCCGCCAGCCGGAATCCTGA
- the cmr4 gene encoding type III-B CRISPR module RAMP protein Cmr4: MIAGSKMYWIHCLSPVHIGTGQGVGAIDMPMMRERITEWPYIPGSSIKGVQRESLAAELEKREGNAASVPLKKEEWLNAAFGKADQRDSGGKGIEGNAGALVFSDSRLFAFPVASFYGTFAYVTCPLAVRRLARDLAAAGMVACPDIGELEQELTDSRAWITTGSALTNSASGDGKAPSVHSAADWKDENTLPLFLDEFECRALKSDKLDLLATWAGERIFADDVSRRMFKERLVLVSDESFQYFVTMCCEVTPRIRISPDTKTVQNGMLWSEEYLPTESILYGIVWCDRLYTRIEGLTEQSLLSRLSGTKMLQIGGNLTVGKGRVQCRFSGGERA; this comes from the coding sequence ATGATTGCTGGCAGCAAGATGTATTGGATTCATTGTCTGTCCCCGGTCCATATCGGGACCGGTCAGGGTGTAGGCGCGATCGATATGCCGATGATGAGAGAAAGAATAACTGAATGGCCCTATATCCCGGGCAGCAGCATAAAAGGAGTGCAGCGTGAATCGCTGGCGGCGGAACTGGAGAAGAGGGAAGGCAACGCCGCTTCGGTTCCGTTGAAGAAAGAGGAGTGGCTGAATGCCGCTTTTGGAAAGGCGGATCAAAGAGATTCCGGGGGCAAGGGAATTGAGGGAAATGCGGGTGCGCTCGTCTTTTCGGACAGCCGGTTGTTTGCGTTCCCGGTAGCCAGCTTTTATGGAACTTTTGCGTATGTCACTTGCCCGCTTGCCGTCCGGCGGCTGGCCCGCGATCTGGCGGCCGCAGGTATGGTTGCCTGTCCGGATATCGGGGAGCTGGAGCAAGAACTAACCGATTCCCGCGCCTGGATTACGACCGGGAGCGCATTGACCAACTCGGCATCCGGGGATGGTAAAGCTCCGTCGGTTCATTCGGCGGCTGACTGGAAGGATGAAAACACGCTTCCTCTTTTCCTCGATGAATTTGAATGCAGGGCCTTGAAGTCGGATAAACTTGATCTTTTGGCCACATGGGCAGGTGAGCGGATTTTCGCAGACGACGTGTCTCGTCGTATGTTTAAAGAACGTTTAGTGCTCGTTTCCGATGAGAGTTTTCAGTACTTTGTAACCATGTGCTGTGAAGTGACGCCGCGGATTCGCATTTCGCCCGATACGAAGACCGTACAGAACGGGATGTTGTGGTCTGAGGAATATTTGCCGACGGAGTCCATCCTGTACGGCATTGTCTGGTGCGACCGTCTGTACACCAGGATCGAAGGACTGACGGAGCAAAGCTTGCTGAGCAGACTGTCCGGTACAAAAATGCTGCAAATCGGCGGCAATCTGACGGTAGGCAAAGGACGAGTGCAATGTCGTTTTTCCGGAGGGGAACGCGCATGA
- the cmr3 gene encoding type III-B CRISPR module-associated protein Cmr3 produces MKRWLKIRPLEPVMLRDGRPFEANPGAKAHSMSEVPPSVVAGTLRTLLGKKLAEEHGHTTAFGEKEKLEVAKLAVRGPLLHYKEQPYFPVPRDLHFRQAGNRLEVDRIVPRKPGEGEGFLGTGRSGWHGDRLWPAAGASGKGAAAAPQYLSAEWMIDWLGTHALTEDWMKPLDNWYADETRLPENVQGGLTYVKEAASEPFLRAFPRDVRTHVAIDKASHTAMEGILFDTEALVFPEDAYLLAEADLSESNIAWPKGLSAIHSFGGKRRLAHFSETEAGEVWSCPDSILQALDGACYIRMVLATPAYFTKGWLPGWLDSDLRGKPEAMGEEDIVLELKWACVPRWQPISGWSYGKREEKAIRRMVPAGSVYFFKVERGNPRLLAEKLWLQSVSDRNRRTAMLDRNDGFGLALWGVWDEKAYSGDERNQEVESR; encoded by the coding sequence ATGAAACGATGGCTGAAAATTCGCCCTCTTGAACCGGTGATGCTGCGGGATGGCCGTCCGTTCGAGGCGAATCCCGGCGCCAAGGCGCACAGCATGAGCGAAGTGCCGCCCAGTGTTGTCGCCGGCACGCTCCGTACGCTGCTGGGGAAGAAGCTGGCGGAGGAACACGGTCATACAACCGCGTTCGGCGAGAAAGAAAAGCTCGAGGTAGCCAAGCTGGCCGTACGCGGTCCTCTTTTGCATTATAAGGAGCAACCTTATTTCCCGGTTCCTCGGGATCTGCATTTTCGGCAGGCCGGGAACCGGTTGGAAGTGGACAGGATCGTCCCCCGCAAGCCGGGAGAAGGGGAAGGGTTCCTCGGTACAGGCAGAAGCGGTTGGCATGGAGACCGGCTTTGGCCCGCTGCGGGTGCCTCAGGCAAGGGCGCGGCCGCAGCGCCGCAATATCTGTCCGCCGAATGGATGATCGATTGGCTCGGAACACATGCGCTAACGGAAGATTGGATGAAACCGCTGGATAACTGGTATGCGGATGAGACACGCTTGCCGGAAAACGTCCAGGGTGGTTTGACTTACGTCAAGGAAGCCGCATCTGAACCGTTCCTGCGGGCGTTCCCCCGGGATGTCCGCACGCATGTAGCCATTGACAAGGCATCGCACACAGCGATGGAGGGGATTTTGTTCGACACCGAGGCGCTGGTGTTTCCTGAGGATGCGTATCTGCTGGCAGAAGCGGATTTGTCTGAGTCGAACATCGCTTGGCCGAAAGGCTTGTCGGCGATCCACTCGTTTGGCGGCAAACGGCGTCTAGCGCATTTCAGTGAAACCGAAGCTGGCGAGGTCTGGTCCTGTCCCGACTCGATTCTCCAGGCTTTGGACGGGGCCTGCTATATTCGAATGGTGCTGGCAACCCCGGCGTATTTTACGAAAGGCTGGCTACCGGGATGGCTTGATAGCGACTTAAGAGGAAAACCGGAAGCAATGGGTGAGGAAGATATCGTTTTGGAACTCAAATGGGCTTGTGTCCCTCGCTGGCAGCCCATTTCCGGTTGGAGCTATGGTAAGCGGGAGGAAAAGGCCATCCGGCGTATGGTTCCAGCCGGGAGCGTCTACTTCTTCAAAGTCGAGCGGGGGAACCCGCGGCTGCTCGCGGAAAAGCTGTGGCTGCAATCCGTATCCGACCGCAACCGGCGAACGGCCATGCTTGACAGAAACGACGGGTTTGGACTGGCTTTATGGGGCGTGTGGGATGAAAAAGCGTACAGCGGAGATGAACGAAATCAGGAGGTGGAATCTCGATGA
- the cas10 gene encoding type III-B CRISPR-associated protein Cas10/Cmr2 has protein sequence MAVAERKLMLFSIGPVQDFIAQARRTGDLWFGSFLLSRLSRAAAEAFRRKNGKIVYPHIDWEAPPDRAKVTNKLLGYVESDCPEQLALDIRIEVARAWKQISDEALERLRPYVNENLWDRQIKDFIEFYAVWVLLPDLNDYGTALRRAEQLLTARKTLRDFKQNEPAKMFGEKKSSLDGGRESVLLMDKQNDLARFGIKSHETLDAISAVKRLSLYTRAGSRFLSVCDVAFNNFQRRLRKDENLRHQVEGYFSRLREIDPVFGKLNPNGEGQLFRLFYESRIEDFVDEHANPPIQDEKKRKLVSQAAAELEALYRKIGIRPTPYYAFLLCDGDRMGEALNELSTFEQHGLFTERLSRFADSAENIINACEGRLVYSGGDDVMAYLPIDKCLEAAASLQQSFACVMKEAMPEDGRRPTLSIGIAVVHMMEMLGDVRQLAAEAERLAKQERNSLAIVYRKRNGGDQMRIRLSFDEQPVERLQRIQQWYRDKLFSFSFAYELRGLYEEYSRLSQGSLWLSDQERTRRLIEKELERLAVRKKPEHLTAEAVQRELLAPMLDMLGGKGALLERLRMLAEQFIIAVNLEKAGAIYETMAENSPS, from the coding sequence ATGGCAGTGGCTGAACGAAAACTGATGCTGTTCTCAATCGGGCCTGTGCAGGATTTCATCGCCCAGGCAAGGCGGACGGGAGATCTGTGGTTCGGTTCTTTTCTTCTCTCCAGGCTTAGCCGTGCGGCGGCAGAGGCTTTTCGAAGAAAGAACGGCAAGATCGTATATCCGCATATCGATTGGGAGGCCCCGCCGGATCGGGCTAAAGTGACGAACAAGCTGCTCGGCTATGTGGAATCCGATTGCCCAGAGCAACTTGCACTAGATATTCGTATTGAAGTGGCCAGGGCCTGGAAGCAAATTTCAGATGAGGCATTGGAGCGGTTGCGGCCGTATGTTAATGAAAATCTGTGGGATCGGCAAATCAAGGACTTTATCGAGTTCTATGCGGTCTGGGTTCTGCTTCCTGACTTGAACGATTACGGAACAGCGCTGAGACGCGCCGAGCAATTGCTGACCGCCCGTAAAACCTTGCGTGATTTCAAACAGAACGAACCGGCAAAAATGTTCGGCGAAAAGAAATCGAGCCTTGATGGCGGCCGCGAGTCGGTGCTGCTGATGGACAAGCAGAACGACTTGGCCCGTTTCGGCATCAAATCGCATGAAACGCTGGATGCCATTTCGGCGGTAAAGCGGCTCTCTTTGTACACGCGTGCCGGAAGCCGTTTTTTGTCCGTCTGCGATGTGGCGTTCAACAACTTCCAGCGGCGGCTGCGGAAGGATGAGAACCTGCGCCATCAAGTGGAAGGCTACTTTTCTAGGCTGCGGGAGATTGACCCGGTGTTCGGCAAGTTGAATCCGAACGGTGAAGGCCAATTATTCAGGCTGTTTTACGAGAGCCGGATCGAGGATTTTGTGGACGAACATGCCAATCCGCCTATACAGGATGAAAAAAAGCGGAAGCTCGTGTCCCAGGCTGCAGCGGAGCTCGAGGCGCTGTATCGGAAAATCGGCATTCGCCCGACACCGTATTATGCGTTTCTGCTCTGCGATGGGGACCGAATGGGCGAAGCTCTAAACGAGCTGTCCACATTTGAGCAGCATGGCCTGTTCACGGAACGCCTGTCGCGGTTCGCCGACAGTGCGGAAAACATCATCAACGCCTGCGAAGGTCGGCTGGTTTACAGCGGCGGCGATGACGTCATGGCCTATTTGCCGATCGACAAGTGTCTGGAAGCGGCGGCAAGCTTGCAGCAATCTTTTGCCTGCGTTATGAAGGAAGCGATGCCTGAAGACGGAAGACGGCCTACGCTGTCCATCGGAATTGCGGTCGTACATATGATGGAAATGCTTGGAGACGTTCGGCAACTGGCGGCGGAAGCCGAGCGTTTGGCCAAACAGGAGCGGAACAGCCTGGCTATTGTTTACCGCAAACGCAACGGCGGCGATCAGATGCGGATACGCCTGTCTTTTGACGAGCAGCCGGTGGAACGTCTGCAGCGGATACAGCAATGGTATCGGGATAAGTTATTTTCGTTCTCGTTTGCATATGAATTGCGTGGCTTGTATGAGGAGTACAGCCGGTTGAGCCAAGGTTCGCTCTGGCTTTCCGATCAAGAGCGGACGCGCAGATTGATTGAAAAGGAACTGGAGCGGCTGGCCGTTCGTAAAAAGCCCGAGCATTTAACAGCGGAAGCGGTGCAGCGCGAACTGCTCGCGCCCATGCTCGATATGCTGGGCGGGAAGGGCGCGCTGCTGGAGCGGTTGCGTATGTTGGCCGAGCAGTTTATCATTGCCGTCAATCTAGAGAAAGCGGGTGCGATCTATGAAACGATGGCTGAAAATTCGCCCTCTTGA
- the cmr1 gene encoding type III-B CRISPR module RAMP protein Cmr1 — protein MRTLKAPELRPPEVQSLLDDANKKMVRDCFTIRVVTPMVGGGVKPQWIDKLRPVRSSAIRGQLRFWWRATRGATYQNVAELRSREVEIFGSTERPSAVKIWVETDSSRIKSTPMFDESKKKMVREPWEGQYALFSFLGMKQEDPQYLNNFYFTLHVEYNLSESDVKTWARDLEELKLDVECALWAWINFGGIGSRTRRGCGSLYCSKFSPKTARADELRACFQEKVEQYKLNLVSHEANFQQTHREWPTLSTTIKFGGGETEPVKAWSMAVRELQKFRNARNEYKEGGTKRFSRSFWPEADSIRRITKIGVKDHLKSTTIKEGPDYVAFPRAQLGLPIIFHFQNDTQKHPPKDQGYEPSDIELVPKDRDRLASPVIVKAVAVENGFKAISAVVVLNQPRLGHLRLQLIQKKEFKKYIERKQYEASKRFNGKDIHPSAVYIAPEYLPEHRAKNPMRIHSNGQPTSRQDVTASAVTAFLNSGKVREWQWLNEN, from the coding sequence GTGCGGACGTTAAAAGCTCCCGAATTGAGGCCGCCAGAGGTTCAATCGCTACTGGATGACGCAAATAAGAAAATGGTTCGCGACTGCTTCACTATCCGAGTGGTGACGCCGATGGTCGGCGGAGGGGTGAAGCCGCAGTGGATTGACAAGCTGCGTCCGGTAAGAAGTAGCGCGATCCGCGGTCAGCTTCGTTTTTGGTGGCGGGCTACTCGCGGGGCCACTTATCAAAACGTAGCGGAATTAAGAAGCCGGGAGGTAGAGATTTTCGGTAGTACAGAAAGACCGAGTGCGGTGAAAATATGGGTTGAAACCGATTCGTCGAGAATTAAATCTACTCCAATGTTTGATGAAAGTAAGAAAAAAATGGTCAGAGAGCCGTGGGAAGGTCAGTACGCACTCTTCTCATTCCTGGGAATGAAGCAGGAAGACCCGCAATATTTGAATAACTTCTATTTCACCTTGCATGTTGAGTATAACCTGTCCGAATCCGATGTAAAGACGTGGGCCCGGGACTTGGAAGAACTCAAGCTCGATGTGGAATGCGCTTTATGGGCCTGGATCAATTTCGGCGGTATTGGTTCACGAACCCGAAGAGGTTGTGGGAGTCTGTATTGCAGTAAGTTCTCCCCTAAAACAGCAAGGGCGGATGAACTACGAGCATGTTTTCAGGAAAAAGTGGAGCAATACAAATTAAATCTGGTTTCGCATGAAGCGAATTTTCAGCAAACGCACCGCGAATGGCCAACTTTAAGCACCACGATCAAATTTGGTGGTGGCGAAACAGAGCCTGTCAAAGCGTGGAGTATGGCCGTCAGGGAGCTGCAGAAGTTTCGCAATGCTCGAAATGAGTACAAGGAAGGAGGCACCAAGCGCTTTTCAAGGTCATTTTGGCCGGAAGCTGACTCAATCCGCCGCATTACGAAAATTGGCGTTAAAGATCATCTGAAGTCGACTACGATCAAGGAAGGCCCGGACTATGTCGCTTTTCCGCGTGCTCAACTAGGGTTGCCGATTATTTTTCATTTTCAGAACGACACCCAAAAGCATCCGCCTAAAGATCAGGGATACGAGCCGTCGGATATTGAGCTTGTGCCCAAAGACCGTGATCGCCTGGCTTCGCCGGTAATTGTGAAGGCCGTTGCCGTCGAAAACGGTTTTAAAGCGATTAGTGCGGTGGTTGTGTTAAACCAGCCTAGACTTGGTCATTTACGTCTGCAGTTGATACAAAAGAAAGAGTTTAAGAAATATATAGAACGCAAGCAGTACGAAGCGAGCAAGCGATTCAACGGGAAAGATATCCACCCCAGCGCCGTTTACATAGCCCCGGAGTATCTTCCGGAACACCGGGCGAAAAACCCGATGAGGATTCACAGCAATGGTCAACCTACCAGCCGGCAGGATGTGACCGCCTCGGCGGTTACTGCTTTTTTAAATTCGGGGAAGGTGAGGGAATGGCAGTGGCTGAACGAAAACTGA
- a CDS encoding RNA polymerase sigma factor — protein MLFRIAMVYLGSREDAEEATQDAFIKLMEKAPEFKDAEHQKAWLIRVITNHCKTLLRRGWRKREIKLEGAEPVTAGAAEDSALLHLVMALPVKYKAVIHLYYYEDYRVQEISKILRISESAVKMRLQRGRQLLKLKLEGEEQP, from the coding sequence ATGCTGTTCCGGATTGCCATGGTTTATCTGGGCAGCCGTGAGGATGCGGAGGAAGCCACTCAAGATGCCTTCATCAAACTAATGGAAAAAGCACCCGAGTTCAAGGATGCCGAGCATCAAAAGGCCTGGTTGATCCGGGTGATCACCAATCATTGCAAAACGCTGCTTCGCAGAGGCTGGCGCAAGCGGGAGATTAAGCTGGAGGGCGCCGAGCCGGTTACGGCCGGTGCTGCCGAAGATTCGGCGCTGCTCCATCTTGTAATGGCGCTGCCCGTGAAGTATAAAGCGGTCATTCATTTGTACTATTACGAGGACTACCGAGTCCAGGAGATCAGCAAGATTTTGCGGATCAGCGAGTCTGCGGTGAAAATGAGGCTCCAGCGGGGACGACAGCTGTTAAAACTCAAGCTGGAAGGAGAAGAACAGCCATGA
- a CDS encoding amylo-alpha-1,6-glucosidase, whose protein sequence is MSSHQPNSNILDAMRIFVPAEANRAVSFTNKEAAYYFTQSHDTNHAEHSFFAGMNIAKNRIFGGYALTADHKALDNRKSEVWVYPYKMERIHEGGLKEELWMFDYKNILEIQVAGAERTIGIHFTGEKLKLLSQQETNVFFQSMEGDWIIAVSSKDGQAVQLKQDILTTGANAGGFYIAAGKTADEAVALIHGTRDDSLQWKTARMKRMEDFLRHNVHLESDDKDLALALDWIHMTMDQLVTRQQGDGIYAGLPWFNEYWGRDQFISLTGACLVTGQFEKARNILLSFAEFQNTDKNSVFFGRVPNILAPQNIDYHTTDGTPRFIIQLQDYVKYSGDTDVIKELYPAVCNSIEGSIKYWVDEKGYLMHAANETWMDARDADLNSYSPRDTRANDIQALWYNQLRAGVYFAEFMNDTENAVKWNGIAEKLQHHFGIDFRDQAHPFLADRLDAHDQAEFSLRPNQLFAFELFEDHEFKCQAIRTAWEELVYPWGVSSLERHHPLFHPFHLTPHYHKDAAYHNGAVWLWLNGIAMQRMIELGQEETAYKLFKNMNWQALNLGVVGGLCENMNAYPHEGQSWAKLTGAYLQAWSNAEHLRVWYQYFLGMRPDLIHHTLTIAPRIPGELQSLNYLVKAGKGVIEASYKKDAVNRAYRYVFKHIALQAMIDISPFEIVKVDVEPSSVLTLNVGADSLKITLQDSYGKFVELDVSKSEDRAKHAAQNNRYFHNVKFAEPLSLEHHPVIGENDIS, encoded by the coding sequence ATGAGCAGTCATCAACCGAACAGCAACATTCTGGATGCAATGAGAATATTCGTACCCGCAGAAGCGAATCGGGCTGTTTCTTTTACGAATAAAGAGGCGGCATATTATTTTACGCAGTCTCATGATACGAATCATGCGGAGCACTCTTTCTTTGCGGGGATGAACATCGCCAAGAACCGGATTTTTGGCGGCTATGCCCTGACTGCGGATCATAAAGCACTGGACAACCGAAAGTCCGAGGTTTGGGTTTATCCTTACAAAATGGAACGGATTCACGAAGGAGGCCTCAAGGAAGAACTGTGGATGTTCGACTACAAGAACATACTGGAGATTCAAGTTGCCGGAGCCGAGCGTACGATCGGAATTCATTTCACGGGGGAGAAGCTTAAGCTGCTGAGCCAGCAAGAGACAAATGTCTTCTTCCAGTCGATGGAGGGGGATTGGATCATTGCCGTAAGCTCCAAGGACGGGCAAGCCGTTCAACTTAAGCAGGACATTTTAACTACCGGGGCAAATGCCGGCGGATTCTATATCGCGGCGGGGAAGACGGCAGATGAAGCGGTAGCCTTGATTCATGGTACCAGAGACGATAGCCTCCAATGGAAAACTGCACGTATGAAACGGATGGAGGATTTTCTGCGGCACAATGTTCATCTGGAGAGCGATGATAAGGACCTCGCTCTGGCGCTGGACTGGATTCATATGACGATGGATCAGTTGGTTACCAGACAGCAGGGCGACGGCATATATGCCGGTCTGCCCTGGTTCAATGAATATTGGGGAAGAGACCAGTTTATATCTCTGACCGGGGCCTGTCTCGTTACCGGACAGTTCGAGAAGGCCAGAAATATATTGCTGTCCTTTGCCGAGTTCCAGAATACGGATAAGAATTCGGTCTTTTTCGGTAGAGTGCCAAACATCCTGGCTCCTCAAAATATCGATTACCATACGACGGATGGTACACCGCGATTTATTATCCAGTTGCAGGATTATGTGAAATACTCCGGGGATACGGATGTTATCAAGGAACTATACCCTGCCGTATGTAATAGCATCGAGGGCTCCATTAAATATTGGGTGGATGAAAAGGGCTACCTGATGCACGCCGCTAATGAAACTTGGATGGATGCGAGGGATGCCGACTTGAACTCGTATTCACCGCGTGATACCCGCGCTAATGACATTCAAGCGCTTTGGTACAATCAATTGCGTGCAGGCGTTTATTTCGCCGAATTTATGAACGACACGGAGAATGCCGTCAAATGGAATGGCATCGCCGAGAAATTGCAGCATCATTTCGGCATCGACTTCCGGGATCAGGCGCATCCATTTTTGGCGGATCGTTTAGACGCGCATGATCAGGCGGAATTCTCATTAAGGCCGAACCAATTGTTCGCCTTCGAACTGTTTGAAGACCATGAGTTCAAATGCCAGGCAATCCGCACGGCTTGGGAAGAACTCGTCTACCCATGGGGCGTTTCTTCTCTGGAACGGCATCATCCGTTGTTCCATCCCTTTCATTTGACGCCTCATTACCATAAAGACGCGGCTTACCATAATGGTGCCGTGTGGCTCTGGTTGAACGGCATAGCCATGCAGCGCATGATTGAACTTGGACAGGAAGAGACGGCGTACAAGCTGTTCAAGAACATGAACTGGCAGGCCTTGAATCTCGGGGTAGTCGGGGGATTGTGTGAAAATATGAACGCCTACCCGCATGAAGGCCAGAGCTGGGCCAAGCTGACAGGTGCCTATTTGCAGGCCTGGTCGAATGCCGAGCATCTTCGCGTATGGTATCAGTATTTCTTAGGCATGCGTCCTGATTTGATTCATCATACCTTGACGATCGCGCCTAGAATTCCTGGTGAATTACAGTCGCTGAATTACTTGGTGAAGGCAGGCAAAGGCGTTATAGAGGCAAGCTACAAGAAAGATGCAGTTAACCGGGCATACCGCTACGTTTTTAAGCATATCGCACTGCAGGCCATGATCGACATATCCCCATTCGAAATCGTAAAAGTTGATGTTGAGCCGAGCTCGGTGTTGACTCTAAACGTTGGCGCCGACAGCTTAAAGATCACTTTGCAGGATTCGTATGGTAAATTCGTTGAACTTGACGTATCTAAGTCTGAAGACCGTGCTAAGCACGCAGCGCAGAACAATCGGTACTTTCACAATGTGAAGTTTGCAGAGCCGTTAAGTTTGGAGCATCACCCAGTAATTGGAGAAAACGATATAAGTTGA
- a CDS encoding carbohydrate ABC transporter permease, translated as MTAQIVKSRIADIIIWILLLAFTLSCLVPLLNLVAISFSDNAAASANLVSIFPVNPTLSSYEKLLSDSQFWRSFMISVERVALGLLVNMTLMILTAYPLSKSPRQFGGQKVYMNIVIFAMLFSGGLIPTFMVVKQLHLLDSIWSLILPGAVPIGNVILLMNAFRGVPKSLEEAATIDGASQWRILMRIFLPVVLPTLATVMLFTIVGHWNDYFGALVYINKTSNYPLQTYIQQLSVEVQNITDPEKLMELAKISDRTLNAAKIVVSTLPLLMIYPFMQKYFVSGIVVGSVKE; from the coding sequence ATTACCGCTCAAATCGTAAAAAGCCGCATTGCAGATATTATTATTTGGATATTATTGCTGGCGTTTACCTTATCCTGTCTAGTTCCTTTGCTTAACCTGGTAGCTATATCTTTCAGTGATAACGCGGCAGCTTCCGCGAATCTGGTCAGTATTTTTCCGGTCAATCCGACGTTAAGTTCCTATGAGAAATTGCTATCGGATTCCCAGTTTTGGCGTTCGTTCATGATCTCGGTCGAACGGGTAGCCTTAGGTCTGCTCGTCAATATGACGCTAATGATTCTTACCGCTTACCCGTTATCGAAGAGCCCGAGGCAGTTCGGCGGCCAGAAGGTGTACATGAACATCGTTATTTTCGCCATGCTGTTCTCTGGCGGTCTGATCCCTACATTTATGGTGGTCAAACAGCTTCATTTGCTCGATTCCATTTGGTCCCTGATTTTGCCAGGGGCCGTTCCGATCGGCAACGTCATCCTGCTAATGAACGCATTTCGCGGGGTGCCGAAGTCGCTTGAAGAAGCGGCCACGATTGACGGGGCTTCGCAATGGAGAATCCTGATGCGCATTTTTCTTCCCGTTGTGTTGCCTACGTTGGCGACGGTCATGCTGTTTACGATTGTTGGCCATTGGAACGATTATTTCGGCGCACTGGTCTATATCAACAAAACTTCAAACTATCCGCTGCAGACCTATATTCAGCAGCTGAGCGTAGAGGTTCAGAACATTACCGATCCGGAGAAACTAATGGAGCTTGCGAAGATCTCCGACCGGACCTTGAACGCAGCCAAAATCGTAGTTTCTACTTTGCCGCTGCTCATGATTTATCCGTTCATGCAGAAATATTTCGTTTCAGGGATTGTAGTGGGTTCTGTAAAAGAATAG